The following are from one region of the Actinomycetota bacterium genome:
- a CDS encoding methylmalonyl-CoA mutase family protein gives MTEDLDRISEARRAWEEGPLAKALQRFPYLNKDSCRFYTPLDIEPFDFLEKVGFPGTYPFTAGTFPIEPMAGLARLASLAGGKGEIPGAGGQTRAAIYSGYGTPEDTRDYYRGLIEQGGRGGPNLAFDLPTQCGYDSDHPLAEGEVGKVGVCVDTLADFEIIYEPYRGDLDLDRIASNFTINAPANVIIAMYAALAEKRGIPLEKLRATPQNDILKEYIARGTYIFPPRHALRMFRDSLVFITRHMPNVNITSIGGYHIREAGATREQDLAFSMAIAIEYLRVGVDAGLQVDEFAPRFTFNAFGGSMEMLKEIAFQRAARRMYARILKERFGARDERSMRIRQALGAHIGPSSTTLQRPLNNLTRAVIGAVASALSGGRPLPFPPYDEPLGLGWSLEALQLAQDAGRIIACEARLLEYADPFAGSYCMESLTDEIESAAWEELEKIEKMGGAVAAIENGYMQREISRSAYERQRAMERGERLVVGVNCFTGEHELEVTTNRLVPNPYDPERRERAEERQKARLSEIKRSRDNREVARLLRELEALAKREEENLIPHLIQCVKAYVTEGEICEVLRGVFGEYQAVSPF, from the coding sequence ATGACCGAGGACCTGGACCGGATAAGCGAGGCGCGCCGTGCCTGGGAGGAGGGGCCCCTGGCCAAGGCCCTCCAGAGGTTCCCCTACCTGAACAAGGACAGCTGCCGCTTCTACACTCCCCTGGACATCGAGCCCTTCGACTTTTTGGAGAAGGTCGGCTTCCCGGGCACCTACCCCTTCACCGCCGGCACCTTCCCCATCGAGCCCATGGCCGGCCTGGCCCGCCTGGCCTCCCTGGCCGGGGGAAAGGGGGAGATACCCGGGGCCGGTGGCCAGACCCGCGCCGCCATCTACTCCGGGTACGGCACCCCGGAGGACACCCGGGACTACTACAGGGGCCTTATCGAGCAGGGGGGACGGGGAGGTCCCAACCTGGCCTTCGACCTCCCCACCCAGTGCGGCTACGACTCCGACCATCCCCTGGCCGAGGGGGAGGTGGGCAAGGTGGGGGTGTGCGTGGACACCCTGGCCGACTTCGAAATCATCTACGAACCCTACCGAGGGGACCTCGACCTGGACCGCATCGCCTCCAACTTCACCATCAACGCCCCGGCCAACGTGATCATCGCCATGTACGCCGCCCTGGCCGAGAAGCGGGGCATACCCCTGGAAAAGTTGCGGGCCACCCCCCAGAACGACATCCTTAAGGAGTACATCGCCCGGGGGACCTATATCTTTCCCCCGCGGCACGCCCTGCGCATGTTCCGGGACAGCCTGGTGTTCATCACCCGCCACATGCCCAACGTGAACATCACCAGCATCGGCGGCTACCACATCCGGGAGGCCGGGGCCACCCGGGAACAGGACCTGGCCTTCTCCATGGCCATCGCCATCGAGTACCTCAGGGTGGGGGTGGATGCAGGCCTCCAGGTGGACGAATTCGCCCCCCGCTTCACCTTCAATGCCTTCGGAGGCTCCATGGAGATGCTCAAGGAGATCGCCTTCCAGCGGGCGGCGAGGCGCATGTACGCCAGGATACTGAAGGAGCGTTTCGGGGCCCGGGACGAGCGGAGCATGCGCATCCGCCAGGCCCTGGGGGCTCACATCGGGCCCTCCTCCACCACCCTACAGCGCCCTCTGAACAACCTCACCCGGGCGGTCATCGGGGCGGTGGCCAGCGCCCTCTCCGGCGGCCGGCCCCTCCCCTTCCCTCCCTACGACGAGCCCCTAGGCCTGGGGTGGAGCCTGGAGGCCCTCCAGCTGGCCCAGGACGCGGGAAGGATCATCGCCTGCGAGGCGCGGCTCCTCGAGTATGCCGATCCCTTCGCCGGCTCCTACTGCATGGAGTCCCTCACCGACGAGATCGAGAGCGCCGCCTGGGAGGAGCTGGAGAAGATAGAGAAGATGGGCGGGGCGGTGGCGGCCATCGAGAACGGCTACATGCAGAGGGAGATATCCCGCAGCGCCTACGAGCGCCAGCGGGCCATGGAGCGGGGGGAGAGGCTGGTGGTGGGGGTGAACTGCTTCACCGGGGAGCACGAGCTGGAGGTGACCACCAACCGGCTGGTCCCCAACCCCTACGACCCCGAGAGGAGGGAACGGGCGGAGGAGAGGCAGAAGGCCCGCCTTTCGGAGATCAAAAGGTCCCGGGACAACCGGGAGGTGGCCCGGCTCCTCCGGGAACTGGAGGCCCTGGCCAAGAGGGAGGAGGAGAACCTCATCCCTCACCTCATCCAGTGCGTCAAGGCCTACGTGACCGAGGGGGAGATATGCGAGGTGCTGCGGGGAGTCTTCGGGGAGTACCAGGCGGTCTCCCCCTTCTGA
- a CDS encoding MmgE/PrpD family protein, whose amino-acid sequence MNELLEVGKFVCGLKYEDLPGEVVEAAKLPFIDCLGVTIAGLEDESSRIAAEWVDSMCAKGEATLFYGFKKSAAPWAALANGTAAHALDYDDVSFRMMGHPSVALVPAVLALGEVLESPGRDCLLAYVAGLEVAAKVGAALGGNSYMLGWHHTSTLGVLGAAASCGKLLRLAEERMVHALGISCSLATGIRANFGTMTKPLHAGVAAMNGIMAAQLASRGFTANPDALYGENGFARVFTSDLEKAGELPGTLGEPYELIDPGLSYKPYPCCRGPQGAIDAALAAREEWKKMGNIDASEVERVECRVPSWLRSVLVYHEPKTGTEGKFSLEFCVAAALLWGKVGVGQFRDQVVTSEPIVHVIRRFDWQDLEGEITSPFASEVVVHLKSGGKAVGKAERPLGEPGNPMSEEQIYDKYRECVGSVLSYRVADSTLEMLRDLENLEHVNRLVRAYQG is encoded by the coding sequence ATGAACGAGCTCTTGGAAGTGGGGAAGTTCGTCTGTGGCCTGAAGTACGAGGACTTGCCGGGAGAGGTGGTGGAGGCGGCCAAGCTCCCGTTCATCGATTGCCTGGGGGTCACCATAGCCGGCCTGGAGGATGAGAGTTCACGCATCGCCGCCGAGTGGGTGGATTCCATGTGTGCAAAGGGTGAAGCCACCCTCTTCTACGGTTTCAAGAAAAGCGCGGCACCCTGGGCTGCCCTGGCCAACGGGACAGCCGCCCACGCCCTGGATTACGACGACGTCAGTTTCCGCATGATGGGCCATCCTTCCGTGGCCCTGGTCCCGGCCGTGTTGGCCCTGGGGGAGGTTCTGGAGTCCCCGGGAAGGGACTGCCTACTGGCCTACGTGGCCGGCCTGGAGGTAGCAGCCAAGGTCGGAGCGGCCCTGGGCGGGAACTCCTACATGCTGGGCTGGCACCATACCAGTACCCTGGGGGTCCTGGGCGCCGCCGCCTCCTGCGGCAAGCTCCTGCGGCTCGCCGAGGAAAGGATGGTCCATGCCCTAGGCATCTCCTGCTCCCTGGCCACGGGCATCCGGGCTAACTTCGGAACCATGACCAAGCCCCTCCACGCCGGAGTCGCGGCCATGAACGGGATTATGGCCGCCCAGCTGGCCTCCCGGGGGTTCACCGCCAACCCGGATGCTCTCTACGGGGAGAACGGATTCGCCCGGGTCTTCACTTCCGACCTGGAGAAAGCGGGGGAGCTACCCGGGACCCTCGGAGAGCCCTATGAGCTCATCGACCCCGGTCTCTCCTACAAGCCCTATCCCTGCTGCCGCGGCCCCCAGGGCGCTATCGACGCCGCCCTGGCGGCCAGGGAGGAATGGAAGAAGATGGGAAATATCGACGCTTCCGAGGTGGAGAGGGTGGAGTGCCGGGTGCCCTCCTGGTTGCGATCGGTGCTCGTCTACCACGAGCCGAAGACGGGCACGGAGGGAAAGTTTAGCCTGGAGTTCTGCGTGGCCGCCGCCCTGCTTTGGGGCAAGGTGGGAGTGGGGCAGTTCAGGGACCAGGTGGTCACCTCGGAGCCGATAGTGCATGTGATACGCCGCTTCGACTGGCAGGACCTGGAAGGGGAGATCACTAGCCCTTTCGCCTCCGAGGTGGTAGTGCACCTGAAGTCCGGCGGGAAAGCGGTGGGGAAGGCCGAAAGGCCCCTCGGCGAACCCGGCAATCCCATGAGCGAGGAGCAGATCTACGATAAATACCGCGAATGCGTGGGGAGCGTTTTGAGCTACCGGGTCGCCGATTCCACCTTGGAGATGTTGCGGGATCTGGAGAATCTGGAGCACGTGAATAGGCTGGTGCGTGCCTACCAGGGTTGA
- a CDS encoding radical SAM protein → MDEGQPLPVTERASPGPETAKPAEEGALFRYPLHPPAEPRTGDPPLVEFTRGLLRDLLSILRLRSEGREVEVEGFRFLGPDKAVHSIHVPPREGAEELEDSGMAGPSAPRPPLPGCRGEHPEGKGDLGAGSDAVPSPGKGRFPPGAVKGLLARKEISEAPVREGIQGLPPFLNRENAALYEPRLEFLARLLENLLSLVQLEAGGRPVEVDGFRLRRLSDWADAPVPSAQDVILHAADRCSCRCRFCYLRGSPPTLHYHPPFDPGDDWRRLEARIRHYRPRARRGLFPTFGGPREPFAHPQILPLLRSLRETTDEPLRLSTNGCALSPDLISELAKLAPLFLDLSLNSSDPARRSFLMGDPEPGRAISSLPRLAEAGIPFAVTVVAWPEPSLEEMLEDLGRTCLYAAGCGARMVQVNLPGYSRFFSPRPLFDTDEVWGAVVRRVRELRQDIPCPVVVSPALYEENLVRERKNLAEVIGVVPNSPAASWGLEPGDVILRLNGINVFNRPQARDLLTLLQESGKGRMSILVDRGGKRVELEGERSRCRYPFDFHTGTHLGVVFMGSGLRLSYLRDLEDLIRSSGARRVLFLTSRLVRPTLEQMLRERPLSLPEGVELHLSVPENRFFGGNIMLGDLLVVQDFIDHLREWRERKGFAPHLVVIPSSPFRLSGWGRDLTGRVYLDIARETGMRVELLECEAVMD, encoded by the coding sequence ATGGACGAAGGGCAACCCTTGCCGGTAACCGAGAGGGCAAGTCCCGGACCTGAAACGGCGAAGCCAGCGGAGGAGGGCGCGCTCTTCCGCTACCCCCTGCACCCCCCGGCGGAACCGCGGACCGGCGATCCCCCCCTGGTGGAGTTCACCCGAGGCCTGCTGCGCGACCTCCTCTCCATCCTCCGCCTCCGGAGCGAAGGAAGGGAGGTGGAGGTGGAGGGGTTCCGCTTCCTGGGCCCGGATAAGGCGGTGCATTCCATCCATGTCCCGCCCCGCGAGGGAGCGGAGGAACTCGAAGATTCCGGGATGGCCGGCCCATCCGCGCCCCGTCCTCCCCTCCCCGGATGCCGGGGGGAACACCCGGAAGGAAAGGGAGACCTGGGGGCCGGCTCCGATGCAGTCCCCAGCCCGGGGAAGGGGCGATTCCCTCCCGGCGCGGTAAAAGGACTTTTGGCAAGGAAAGAGATCTCAGAGGCACCGGTCCGGGAAGGGATCCAGGGCCTCCCGCCCTTCCTCAACCGGGAGAACGCCGCCCTCTACGAGCCCCGGTTGGAGTTTTTGGCCCGGCTGCTGGAGAACCTGCTCTCCCTGGTGCAGCTGGAGGCCGGAGGTCGGCCGGTGGAGGTGGACGGATTCCGCCTGCGCCGCCTCTCCGACTGGGCGGACGCCCCGGTGCCGAGCGCCCAGGACGTAATCCTTCACGCCGCCGACCGCTGCTCTTGCCGTTGCCGGTTCTGCTACCTGCGGGGTTCCCCGCCCACCCTGCATTACCATCCCCCCTTCGACCCGGGGGACGACTGGAGGAGGCTGGAGGCCAGGATTCGTCACTACCGCCCCCGGGCGCGGCGGGGGCTCTTCCCCACCTTCGGTGGCCCGCGGGAGCCGTTCGCTCATCCACAAATTCTCCCCTTGCTCCGATCCCTCCGCGAGACCACCGATGAACCCTTGCGCCTCTCCACCAACGGATGCGCTCTAAGTCCCGATCTCATAAGCGAACTGGCGAAGCTGGCCCCCCTCTTTCTGGACCTCTCCCTCAACAGCTCCGACCCCGCCCGGCGCTCCTTCCTCATGGGTGACCCCGAGCCGGGGAGGGCCATCTCCTCCCTGCCCCGCCTGGCGGAGGCGGGCATCCCCTTCGCCGTGACCGTGGTGGCCTGGCCGGAGCCCTCCCTGGAGGAGATGCTGGAGGACCTGGGAAGAACCTGCCTGTACGCCGCGGGTTGCGGGGCCCGCATGGTACAGGTCAACCTGCCGGGTTACTCCCGGTTCTTCTCCCCGCGACCCCTCTTCGATACCGACGAGGTGTGGGGAGCCGTGGTGCGGCGGGTGCGGGAACTGCGCCAGGACATCCCCTGCCCGGTGGTGGTGAGCCCCGCCCTCTACGAGGAAAACCTCGTCCGGGAACGGAAGAACCTTGCGGAGGTGATAGGGGTGGTGCCCAACTCCCCGGCCGCCTCCTGGGGGCTTGAGCCGGGAGACGTCATCCTCCGCCTGAACGGGATCAACGTGTTTAACCGCCCCCAGGCCCGCGACCTGCTCACCCTTTTGCAGGAGAGCGGGAAGGGGAGGATGTCCATCCTGGTCGACCGGGGGGGTAAGAGGGTGGAGCTGGAGGGGGAAAGAAGCCGGTGCCGCTACCCCTTCGATTTTCATACCGGGACCCACCTGGGGGTGGTGTTCATGGGGAGCGGTCTGCGCCTCTCCTACCTGCGGGACCTGGAGGACCTCATCCGCTCCTCTGGGGCGCGCCGGGTGCTCTTTCTCACCTCCCGGCTGGTCCGCCCCACCCTCGAACAGATGCTGCGCGAACGCCCGCTGAGCCTCCCGGAGGGCGTGGAGCTGCACTTGAGCGTGCCGGAGAACCGCTTCTTCGGGGGAAACATCATGCTCGGCGATCTTTTGGTGGTGCAGGACTTCATCGATCACCTCCGGGAGTGGAGGGAGAGGAAGGGGTTTGCGCCCCACCTGGTGGTCATACCCTCCTCGCCCTTCCGCCTCAGCGGCTGGGGGAGGGACCTGACCGGTCGGGTGTATCTGGACATCGCCCGGGAGACCGGGATGCGGGTGGAACTCCTGGAATGCGAGGCGGTCATGGACTGA
- a CDS encoding pyruvate formate lyase family protein, which yields MSAVEMRTIEEIEKSGQWWWWAEHKRSKRLDYLRKAVWKKGAKGSGYQPGVKVDLERAVLFTEAFKANEHDSLRMRYAKALANVFDNITIFIQDHAQIMGYLGSRPHTIVWHPEILFLLNEDLYNDRTVIPEPVDENLKLIRELCDYWNPQTAGAKVFNLVPPEEIVKLLTGVIGWGLPISRIGYATKQWDYMFRLGLEGIIAEIDERIKEAEERIYNKVPDPEDLPYYEKLDVWKSMKVVLEAVIRWARRYSRLARIIAEHFETDPQRKEELLRIAEVCWKVPAKPPEHLHESLQFDHFIQIACRYEACEGAWPARPDYWHGPFYDKDVNRDKILTREEALDLTGEFLIRCYEVGWFWLMLARDTLQGITGTWVWTIGGVNEDGTDACNDMTDCLLEAARLVRVANPTFAFRYHPNVRMQTLRQVFECIRQGLGYPSMRNDPILITNAMHWHRHPLREARRWVHQACMSPCPDTKLGCQPFRMANATIIAAKAIEYALFDGYDNVLQMQFGPHTGDATKFETFEELYQAWYTQIKWMMDTLVKLTNGGRFMAQFLDPRPLLSGLYERCVELGVDSSHPSERGNSWITFFAWMETGDSLAAVKKLVFDEKKYTMAQLIEALKANWEGYEEMRMDFVRAPKWGNDDDYVDQIHIRCHRDVARHSWEIMDPTGNPWPPLPENIAAYVTNATKVWALPNGRRLGDTLYDGGCSPGAGLDKKGPTAVLRSVAKIDHIGDVRATLLNQRLSPQQLAGEKGFHIWHSYIKTWAELGIDHVQFNMVDNETLKAAQREPEKYPELIVRIAGYSAHFVDLNKKTQDTIIARNVQELGV from the coding sequence ATGTCGGCGGTTGAGATGCGAACCATCGAGGAGATCGAAAAGAGCGGTCAGTGGTGGTGGTGGGCGGAACACAAGAGGTCGAAACGCCTGGATTACCTGCGCAAGGCGGTATGGAAAAAGGGGGCCAAGGGCTCCGGTTACCAGCCGGGAGTGAAGGTGGACCTGGAGAGGGCCGTCCTCTTCACCGAGGCCTTCAAGGCCAACGAGCACGACTCCCTGCGCATGCGCTATGCCAAGGCTCTGGCCAACGTGTTCGACAACATCACCATCTTTATCCAGGACCACGCCCAGATCATGGGCTACCTGGGTTCCCGGCCCCACACCATCGTGTGGCACCCGGAGATCCTCTTTCTGCTCAACGAGGACCTGTATAACGACCGCACGGTCATACCTGAGCCTGTGGATGAGAACCTGAAGCTCATCCGGGAGCTCTGCGACTACTGGAACCCCCAGACGGCGGGGGCCAAGGTCTTCAACCTGGTCCCACCGGAGGAGATCGTCAAGCTCCTAACCGGGGTTATCGGTTGGGGGCTTCCCATCTCCCGCATCGGCTACGCCACCAAGCAGTGGGACTACATGTTCCGCTTGGGTCTGGAAGGCATCATAGCTGAAATAGACGAGCGTATTAAGGAGGCCGAGGAACGCATTTACAACAAGGTGCCCGATCCCGAGGACCTCCCCTACTACGAGAAGCTTGACGTCTGGAAGTCCATGAAGGTGGTGCTGGAGGCGGTCATCCGCTGGGCACGCCGCTACAGCCGCCTGGCCAGGATCATCGCCGAGCACTTCGAGACCGACCCCCAGCGCAAAGAGGAGCTCCTGCGCATCGCCGAGGTCTGCTGGAAAGTGCCAGCCAAGCCCCCGGAGCACCTGCACGAGTCCCTGCAGTTCGACCATTTCATCCAGATTGCCTGCCGCTACGAGGCCTGCGAGGGCGCCTGGCCGGCCCGCCCCGATTACTGGCACGGTCCCTTCTACGACAAGGACGTCAACCGGGACAAGATCCTTACCCGGGAGGAGGCCCTGGATCTCACCGGAGAGTTCCTCATCCGCTGCTACGAGGTGGGATGGTTCTGGTTGATGCTGGCCCGCGACACCCTGCAGGGCATCACCGGGACCTGGGTATGGACAATCGGCGGGGTTAACGAGGACGGGACCGACGCCTGTAACGACATGACCGACTGCCTGCTGGAAGCGGCCCGCCTGGTACGGGTGGCCAATCCCACCTTCGCCTTCCGTTACCATCCCAACGTGAGGATGCAGACCCTGCGCCAGGTCTTCGAGTGCATCCGGCAGGGATTGGGATATCCTTCCATGCGCAACGATCCCATCCTCATCACCAACGCCATGCATTGGCACAGGCATCCGTTGCGGGAGGCGCGGCGCTGGGTGCACCAGGCCTGCATGTCCCCCTGCCCGGATACCAAACTGGGATGCCAGCCCTTCCGCATGGCCAACGCCACCATCATCGCCGCCAAGGCCATCGAGTATGCCCTATTCGACGGGTACGACAACGTGCTCCAGATGCAGTTCGGACCCCATACCGGGGATGCCACAAAGTTCGAGACCTTCGAGGAGCTCTACCAGGCTTGGTACACGCAGATCAAATGGATGATGGACACCCTGGTAAAACTGACTAACGGCGGCCGCTTCATGGCCCAGTTCCTGGACCCCCGCCCCCTGCTCTCCGGACTCTACGAGCGCTGCGTGGAGCTGGGCGTGGACTCCTCCCATCCCTCGGAGCGCGGCAATTCCTGGATTACCTTCTTCGCCTGGATGGAGACCGGGGACAGCCTGGCCGCGGTGAAGAAGCTGGTTTTCGACGAGAAGAAGTACACCATGGCCCAGCTCATCGAGGCTCTCAAGGCCAACTGGGAGGGCTACGAGGAGATGCGCATGGACTTCGTGCGCGCTCCCAAGTGGGGCAACGACGACGACTACGTGGACCAGATCCACATCCGCTGCCACCGCGACGTGGCCAGGCACTCCTGGGAAATAATGGATCCCACCGGGAATCCCTGGCCTCCGCTGCCGGAGAACATCGCCGCCTACGTGACCAACGCCACCAAGGTTTGGGCGCTGCCCAACGGGAGGAGGCTTGGCGACACCCTCTACGACGGCGGGTGCTCCCCCGGGGCGGGGCTGGACAAGAAAGGTCCCACCGCCGTCCTGCGCTCGGTGGCCAAGATCGACCACATCGGGGACGTGCGAGCCACCCTGCTCAACCAGCGCCTGTCCCCCCAGCAGCTGGCCGGCGAGAAGGGCTTCCACATCTGGCACTCCTACATCAAGACCTGGGCCGAACTGGGTATCGACCACGTGCAGTTCAACATGGTGGACAACGAAACCCTGAAGGCGGCCCAGAGGGAACCGGAGAAGTATCCCGAGCTCATCGTGCGCATCGCCGGTTACAGCGCCCATTTCGTGGACCTGAACAAGAAGACCCAGGACACCATCATCGCCCGCAACGTGCAGGAACTGGGCGTATGA
- a CDS encoding enoyl-CoA hydratase-related protein, whose translation MNQEEELLVEVREPLAFLTINRPERRNALSVSLLVSLAQALQDLAEKGTVRCAVLRGAGDRAFSAGMDLTAIPEGLPAEVQERIQSQGPLQYGLEAIEECPFPVIAMIRGYCVGAGCETSMACDLRVGAEDCRMGMPPARLGIVYPPEGLHRFLRTIGLAATRKLFLTAELFGAHEAYQMGMLDYLVPVPELEAFTEDLARRIASNAPLSISGHKRMLRMLTHPLPLAEEERREADAIMARALASEDAREGIAAFREKRDPVFRGK comes from the coding sequence ATGAACCAAGAAGAGGAGCTCCTGGTGGAGGTGAGGGAGCCCCTGGCCTTCCTCACCATCAACCGGCCGGAGCGCCGGAACGCCCTCTCCGTCTCCCTCCTCGTCTCCCTGGCCCAGGCCCTCCAGGACCTGGCCGAGAAGGGAACGGTGCGCTGCGCCGTGCTGCGGGGGGCGGGGGACCGGGCCTTCTCCGCGGGCATGGACCTCACCGCCATCCCCGAGGGTCTCCCCGCGGAGGTCCAGGAGCGCATCCAATCCCAGGGCCCCCTGCAGTACGGCCTGGAGGCCATCGAGGAGTGCCCCTTCCCGGTCATCGCCATGATCCGCGGCTACTGCGTGGGGGCGGGGTGCGAGACCAGCATGGCCTGCGACCTCCGGGTGGGGGCGGAGGACTGCCGCATGGGGATGCCCCCCGCGCGCCTGGGCATCGTCTATCCCCCCGAGGGCCTGCACCGCTTCCTGCGCACCATCGGCCTGGCCGCCACCCGGAAACTCTTCCTCACCGCAGAGCTCTTCGGTGCCCACGAGGCCTACCAGATGGGCATGCTGGACTACCTGGTCCCCGTCCCGGAGCTGGAGGCCTTCACCGAGGATCTGGCCCGGCGCATAGCCTCCAACGCCCCCCTCTCCATCTCCGGGCACAAGCGCATGCTGCGCATGCTCACCCACCCCCTTCCCCTGGCTGAGGAGGAGCGCCGGGAGGCCGATGCCATCATGGCGCGGGCCCTGGCCAGCGAGGACGCCCGGGAGGGCATCGCCGCCTTCCGCGAGAAGAGGGACCCGGTGTTCAGGGGTAAATAA
- a CDS encoding cobalamin B12-binding domain-containing protein, whose translation MASKTEGKVIRVLIAKPGLDGHDQGAKVIAYGLKDEGFEVIYTGLRRTPEEIVNAAVDEDVDVIGLSILSGAHLSIARRVMSLLREKGVEDKMVLVGGIIPPEDIPKLKEMGVAEVFVSGTYISQVAEFIRSRLGVSS comes from the coding sequence ATGGCATCGAAGACGGAGGGCAAGGTCATCCGGGTACTTATCGCCAAGCCCGGTCTTGACGGGCACGACCAGGGAGCCAAGGTCATCGCCTACGGCCTCAAGGACGAGGGGTTCGAGGTCATCTACACCGGCCTGAGGCGCACCCCGGAGGAGATCGTCAACGCGGCCGTGGACGAGGACGTGGACGTCATCGGCCTCTCCATCCTCTCCGGGGCTCACCTGAGCATTGCGCGGCGTGTCATGTCCCTTCTCCGGGAAAAGGGCGTGGAGGACAAGATGGTCCTGGTGGGAGGCATCATCCCTCCCGAGGACATCCCCAAGCTCAAGGAGATGGGCGTGGCCGAGGTCTTCGTCTCCGGGACCTATATCTCCCAGGTGGCGGAATTCATCCGCTCCCGGTTGGGTGTCTCTTCCTGA
- a CDS encoding long-chain fatty acid--CoA ligase, protein MNVGNWATKRALFPLTRDKTAFISGDRSLTYTEFNHRVNQVANGLLEAGLKKGERVAALFFNSIEFMEVYFACAKAGFIFIPLNFRLTPQELNDIFTDTNPRAFFFHPEFAGTVGQLRELYREPIEVLATAGEPVPEFASPYEEWLSEFGEEEPAVHEPPGMEDPQMIMYTSGTTGRAKGAVLPHRKTFWNTFNDTLELLFDMEAVSLVSIPLFHSGGLNIITMPTFYIGGTTIFQRFWNPEEALRLIERHRVTHFGAVPTMLQMMLDVPDFSRYDLSSLKGVGVGGAPASRELLDRILERMKVPHLIQVFGCTETSIVLSCSNMEKIGSAGIPMFHAEVRVLKEDGTEVVPGSGEVGEICTRGPYVMLGYWNLPEETAEAMKDGWFHYGDLATVDEDGYVYIVDRKKDMIISGGENIYPAEVEKVLAEHPKVRDVAVIGMPDEKWGEVGHALVLLEDPEDPLSLEEMEAFCAGKLARYKIPKKITFVDAIPRTLTGKILKKELRRLYGGGRD, encoded by the coding sequence ATGAACGTGGGCAACTGGGCCACCAAGCGGGCGCTCTTCCCGCTCACCAGGGACAAGACGGCCTTCATCAGCGGTGACCGCTCCCTTACCTACACGGAGTTCAACCACCGTGTTAATCAAGTGGCCAACGGCTTACTGGAGGCGGGCCTCAAGAAGGGCGAGCGGGTGGCCGCCCTCTTCTTCAACAGCATAGAGTTCATGGAGGTGTACTTCGCCTGCGCCAAGGCGGGGTTCATCTTCATCCCCCTCAACTTCCGCCTCACGCCCCAGGAGCTGAACGATATATTCACCGACACCAATCCCCGGGCCTTCTTCTTCCACCCCGAGTTCGCGGGCACGGTGGGACAGCTGCGGGAACTCTACCGCGAACCGATAGAGGTTTTGGCCACCGCCGGGGAGCCAGTGCCGGAGTTCGCCTCCCCTTACGAGGAGTGGCTCTCGGAATTCGGGGAGGAGGAGCCCGCGGTCCACGAGCCCCCGGGCATGGAGGACCCCCAGATGATCATGTACACCTCGGGAACCACCGGGCGGGCCAAGGGGGCCGTGCTCCCCCACCGCAAGACCTTCTGGAACACCTTCAACGACACCCTGGAGCTGCTCTTCGACATGGAGGCCGTATCTCTGGTCTCCATACCCCTGTTCCACTCCGGGGGCCTGAACATCATCACCATGCCCACCTTCTACATAGGGGGCACCACGATCTTCCAGAGGTTCTGGAACCCCGAGGAGGCCCTGCGCCTCATCGAGCGCCACCGGGTCACCCACTTCGGGGCCGTGCCCACCATGCTCCAGATGATGCTGGACGTTCCCGACTTTTCCCGCTACGACCTGAGCTCCCTCAAGGGGGTGGGGGTGGGAGGAGCCCCCGCCTCCCGGGAGCTTTTGGACCGCATCCTGGAGCGGATGAAGGTGCCCCACCTCATCCAGGTCTTCGGGTGCACGGAGACCTCCATCGTCCTCTCCTGCTCCAACATGGAAAAGATCGGCAGCGCCGGCATCCCCATGTTCCACGCCGAGGTCCGGGTGCTCAAGGAGGACGGCACGGAGGTGGTACCGGGATCCGGCGAGGTGGGGGAGATATGCACCCGGGGCCCCTACGTCATGCTCGGCTACTGGAACCTCCCCGAGGAGACCGCCGAGGCCATGAAGGACGGGTGGTTCCACTACGGGGATCTGGCCACCGTGGACGAGGACGGGTACGTATATATCGTGGACCGCAAGAAGGACATGATCATCTCCGGGGGGGAGAACATCTACCCCGCGGAGGTGGAGAAGGTGCTCGCCGAGCACCCCAAGGTGAGGGACGTGGCGGTCATCGGCATGCCGGACGAGAAGTGGGGGGAGGTGGGCCACGCCCTGGTGCTCCTGGAGGACCCCGAGGACCCCCTGAGCCTGGAGGAGATGGAGGCCTTCTGTGCGGGGAAGCTGGCCCGTTACAAGATACCTAAAAAGATCACCTTCGTGGATGCCATCCCCCGCACCCTCACCGGCAAGATATTGAAGAAGGAACTGCGCAGGCTCTACGGCGGGGGCCGGGATTGA